The following are from one region of the Cottoperca gobio chromosome 13, fCotGob3.1, whole genome shotgun sequence genome:
- the wdfy1 gene encoding WD repeat and FYVE domain-containing protein 1 produces MCVAAHQNRVSDMVFSLESEWVVSTGHDKSVSWMCTQSGSMLGRHYFTAWASCLQYDHETQHAFIGDYSGQITLLKLEKQTYSTITTLKGHEGSIATLWWDPVQRLLFSGASDHSVIMWDIGGRKGRTLLLQGHHERVQSLRYLQLTRQLVSCSADGGMAVWNMDTQREEAPQWLDCDSCQKCEQPFFWNIKQMWDTKTLGLRQHHCRKCGKAVCGKCSSKRTTFPIMGFEFPVRVCDACFDTVKEEDRTPLATFHEGKHNIAHMDMDPSRGLMVTCGSDRIVKIWDVTQVVGCSLATGFSSR; encoded by the exons atgtgTGTTGCAGCCCACCAGAACCGTGTGTCAGACATGGTGTTCTCCCTGGAGAGTGAGTGGGTGGTGAGCACCGGCCACGACAAGAGTGTGAGCTGGATGTGCACCCAGAGTGGCAGCATGCTGGGGAGACACTACTTCACGGCCTGGGCCTCCTGCCTCCA ATACGATCACGAGACGCAGCACGCCTTTATTGGTGACTACTCGGGACAGATCACGCTGCTGAAACTGGAGAAGCAGACGTACTCCACCATCACTACCCTGAAGGGCCACGAAG GTAGCATAGCAACCCTGTGGTGGGACCCTGTGCAGAGGCTGCTGTTCTCCGGCGCCTCCGACCACAGCGTCATCATGTGGGACATCGGGGGCCGCAAAGGACGGACGCTACTGCTGCAGGGACACCA CGAGCGCGTTCAGTCCCTGCGTTACCTCCAGCTGACCCGGCAGTTGGTGTCGTGCTCGGCTGACGGCGGCATGGCGGTGTGGAACATGGACACGCAGAGAGAAGAG GCGCCGCAGTGGTTGGACTGCGACTCCTGTCAGAAGTGCGAGCAGCCTTTCTTCTGGAACATCAAGCAGATGTGGGACACTAAGACCCTGGGGCTCCGACAG CACCACTGCAGGAAGTGTGGGAAGGCTGTGTGTGGGAAGTGTAGTTCTAAACGCACCACATTCCCAATCATGGGCTTCGAGTTCCCGGTGCGGGTGTGTGACGCCTGCTTTGACACCGTCAAAGAAGAAGA tcgAACACCGTTGGCCACGTTCCACGAGGGGAAGCACAACATCGCCCACATGGACATGGACCCGTCCAGAGGCCTGATGGTCACCTGTGGAAGCGACCGCATCGTTAAG ATCTGGGATGTGACGCAGGTGGTTGGCTGTAGCTTAGCAACAGGCTTCTCTTCACGCTGA